The following are encoded in a window of Pseudomonas multiresinivorans genomic DNA:
- a CDS encoding FeoC-like transcriptional regulator, with the protein MATTIALRNLLGEMGEADVPTLAQRLGASKALLEALLERLLAMGVVEKVAPEPAACGSCKGCTEATRCSTTGYRLSRRDDPTPLRWSTP; encoded by the coding sequence ATGGCCACGACAATTGCACTGCGCAACCTGCTGGGCGAGATGGGCGAGGCGGATGTGCCCACCCTGGCCCAGCGCCTCGGCGCTTCAAAGGCGCTGCTGGAAGCTTTGCTGGAAAGGCTGCTGGCAATGGGCGTGGTGGAAAAAGTCGCGCCCGAGCCGGCGGCCTGCGGCAGTTGCAAGGGTTGCACGGAAGCGACGCGGTGTTCGACGACGGGGTATCGCCTCTCCAGGCGCGACGATCCCACACCCTTGCGCTGGAGCACCCCCTGA